A genomic region of Deltaproteobacteria bacterium contains the following coding sequences:
- a CDS encoding HigA family addiction module antidote protein, which yields MRKRKMPPLHPGEILLEEFMAPKGISQYRLARDIHVSPRRVNEIVHGKRAVTADTALRLGLYFGVTPQFWLGLQSDYDLDRAKDADEARLKREIQPCAAMGTQV from the coding sequence ATGAGGAAAAGAAAAATGCCGCCGCTTCATCCAGGCGAAATACTTTTGGAAGAGTTTATGGCGCCGAAGGGAATCAGCCAGTATCGGTTGGCCAGGGATATCCATGTTTCTCCGCGCCGTGTCAACGAGATTGTCCACGGTAAGCGGGCGGTTACCGCCGACACCGCCCTGCGTCTTGGATTATATTTTGGCGTGACTCCCCAGTTCTGGCTTGGTTTGCAATCTGACTACGATCTGGATAGGGCGAAAGACGCTGATGAAGCACGCTTGAAACGGGAAATTCAGCCCTGCGCCGCTATGGGAACTCAGGTCTGA
- a CDS encoding type II toxin-antitoxin system RelE/ParE family toxin: MIKSFCCAETEKVFNREFSKKLPHDIQRAALRKLRMLNRALVLSDLRNPPSNHLELLKGDRKGQYSVRINNQWRVCFRWDGQDAHDVEIADYH; encoded by the coding sequence ATGATCAAGTCGTTCTGCTGTGCGGAGACCGAGAAGGTTTTCAATCGTGAGTTTTCCAAAAAGCTTCCCCATGATATCCAGCGTGCCGCTTTAAGGAAGCTTCGCATGTTGAACCGGGCGCTTGTTTTGAGCGATCTTCGTAATCCACCATCCAACCATCTTGAGCTCTTGAAGGGCGATCGAAAAGGGCAATACAGCGTGCGAATCAACAATCAATGGCGTGTTTGTTTCCGTTGGGACGGTCAAGACGCACATGATGTGGAAATAGCGGATTACCATTAG